The proteins below come from a single Iocasia fonsfrigidae genomic window:
- a CDS encoding 4Fe-4S binding protein, with protein MGRINLSINQSFTLIKKYAWILTLVVAIGGLWYPRLGLLVMPIMISLITMSFFKGRYWCGNFCPHGSFFDQLLSSFSKNRKIPGVFRSKIIAVLFFLFFSYNLGRRFLNTAKLWETVEFWDKLGFIFVVSYLMVVIVGGGLSIFISYRTWCHICPMGTMQRMSYSLGKLLGIARKTDSKVTISRKDSCVSCGKCAAVCPMQLSPYTGFSEMKQFDNELCIRCSKCVENCPLGILSLAKEA; from the coding sequence ATGGGTAGGATAAACCTTAGTATAAATCAATCTTTTACTCTAATTAAAAAATACGCCTGGATATTAACTCTAGTAGTAGCAATTGGTGGTCTGTGGTATCCCAGATTGGGTCTTTTGGTTATGCCAATCATGATATCCCTGATTACAATGTCATTCTTTAAAGGGCGGTACTGGTGTGGCAATTTCTGTCCACATGGGAGTTTTTTTGATCAATTATTAAGTTCATTCAGTAAAAATAGGAAAATCCCTGGAGTTTTTAGGTCAAAGATAATAGCAGTCCTATTTTTCCTGTTTTTTTCATATAATTTGGGCAGAAGGTTTCTGAATACAGCAAAATTATGGGAGACAGTAGAATTCTGGGATAAATTAGGCTTTATTTTTGTAGTCAGCTATCTGATGGTAGTAATTGTTGGTGGAGGGCTAAGTATTTTTATTAGTTACCGCACCTGGTGTCATATCTGTCCAATGGGTACAATGCAGAGAATGTCTTATAGCCTGGGGAAATTACTTGGTATTGCTAGAAAAACCGACAGTAAGGTCACTATCAGTCGGAAAGATTCATGTGTTAGCTGTGGTAAATGTGCAGCAGTTTGCCCGATGCAGCTTAGCCCATACACAGGCTTTTCAGAGATGAAACAGTTTGATAATGAATTATGTATCAGGTGTTCAAAGTGTGTGGAAAATTGTCCTTTAGGGATATTAAGTTTAGCTAAAGAGGCATAA
- a CDS encoding YeiH family protein, translated as MYYFNKAKKLSSGIGMTCLIAVIAVLMGKILPIIGGSILALFIGILCNFISPVENELKEGLDFVSRRLLRLAIILLGTGLSISKVLEVGKYSLFVMVFTLTAAFGSAYVFGNLLKINWKLSNLIGAGTGICGGSAIAALSPVLEADDTDIAYAMSATFIFDVLMILLFPLMGKALNLSDLAFGLWTGTAVNDTSSVVAAAYAFSDAAGNFATIVKLTRTTSIVPITLLFSIIASYHNREKKLSSGKATPGLSNLFPWFILIFVLGSIINTLGLIPANLYTPIKQGSKFLMAMALAAVGLKTDLRKMLQSGIQPMILGFIVSLIVVLVSLIVQFLSGQI; from the coding sequence ATGTATTACTTTAATAAGGCTAAAAAACTAAGCTCTGGTATTGGGATGACCTGCCTGATAGCAGTTATAGCGGTTTTAATGGGTAAGATACTCCCTATCATTGGGGGGAGTATTCTGGCGTTATTTATCGGTATCTTATGTAATTTTATATCCCCGGTAGAAAATGAACTCAAAGAAGGACTGGATTTTGTCTCTAGAAGACTCCTCCGCCTGGCGATTATCCTCCTAGGCACTGGTTTAAGTATCAGTAAGGTTCTGGAAGTAGGAAAATATTCCTTATTTGTCATGGTCTTTACCCTGACAGCAGCCTTCGGTTCAGCCTATGTTTTTGGCAACTTACTTAAAATAAACTGGAAGCTAAGTAACCTTATCGGTGCAGGGACCGGTATTTGTGGAGGATCAGCTATAGCAGCCCTATCCCCAGTATTGGAAGCTGATGATACAGATATAGCCTATGCCATGTCAGCTACTTTTATCTTTGATGTGTTGATGATCCTGCTCTTTCCACTTATGGGGAAGGCGCTCAATTTGTCAGACCTGGCCTTCGGTCTCTGGACCGGGACAGCTGTTAATGATACCTCATCAGTTGTAGCAGCTGCTTATGCCTTTAGTGATGCTGCCGGGAACTTTGCTACTATTGTAAAACTTACCAGAACTACTTCTATAGTACCCATTACTCTGCTTTTCTCTATTATTGCAAGCTATCATAACAGGGAAAAAAAGCTATCCAGTGGAAAAGCAACTCCAGGGCTTAGCAATCTCTTCCCCTGGTTTATATTAATCTTTGTCCTGGGCTCAATTATAAATACCCTGGGACTTATTCCAGCCAATCTGTATACACCTATTAAACAGGGCAGCAAATTTCTAATGGCTATGGCCCTGGCTGCTGTAGGTCTCAAAACCGACCTCAGGAAAATGCTTCAATCAGGAATCCAACCAATGATTCTGGGTTTTATTGTATCACTTATCGTGGTACTGGTATCCCTCATAGTACAATTTTTGTCCGGTCAGATATAA
- a CDS encoding LysR family transcriptional regulator, giving the protein MLSLRQLRIFIFVCKTGSMTKTAEELYMTQPAVSQTILDLEDSLNVRLFDRIKNSLVLTNTGEILLEYSQKIIHLMEETEDVIDRIVNIKQGGLRIGASMTIGTYLLPEILNGFRERFSGVDLPLIVDNTVLIVNKILNNELDLALVEGPINSPDIIVEPYCEDSLSLVCSVEHHWSQRDYIDPAEIEGEKLIIREEGSGTRDLIQNTFLQHNVLYNIAHTINNFEAIKKAVSANIGISLIPAIGIKKEIKKGELKEIRLEDISFKRLFKLIYHKDKYLTGLFKEFYDYIYEYKDKKL; this is encoded by the coding sequence TTGTTGAGCTTACGACAGCTTAGAATCTTTATTTTTGTTTGCAAAACTGGCAGTATGACGAAAACAGCTGAAGAATTATATATGACACAACCAGCTGTTAGCCAGACTATACTTGATCTGGAAGACAGCTTAAATGTCAGATTGTTTGACAGGATCAAGAATAGTCTGGTTCTGACAAATACAGGAGAGATACTCCTGGAATATAGTCAAAAAATAATACATTTGATGGAAGAAACAGAGGATGTAATAGACAGAATAGTCAATATAAAACAAGGCGGTTTGAGGATTGGGGCTAGTATGACTATTGGTACGTATTTATTGCCGGAAATTTTAAATGGTTTCAGGGAAAGGTTTAGTGGGGTGGATTTGCCTCTGATAGTAGATAACACAGTTTTAATTGTAAATAAGATTCTCAATAATGAACTGGACCTGGCCCTAGTAGAGGGACCGATTAACTCTCCAGATATAATTGTTGAGCCTTATTGTGAAGACAGCTTATCTCTGGTCTGTTCAGTAGAACATCACTGGTCTCAACGGGATTATATAGACCCTGCAGAAATTGAAGGTGAAAAATTAATTATCAGAGAGGAAGGGAGTGGAACCAGAGACCTTATCCAGAATACTTTTTTGCAACATAATGTGTTATATAATATTGCACACACTATAAATAATTTTGAAGCAATTAAAAAGGCTGTTTCAGCCAATATCGGTATATCTTTAATCCCGGCAATAGGTATAAAAAAGGAGATAAAAAAAGGAGAACTAAAAGAAATTAGACTTGAGGATATTAGCTTTAAGCGTCTTTTTAAGCTGATTTATCACAAAGATAAGTATCTGACAGGGCTATTTAAGGAATTTTATGATTATATTTATGAATATAAGGATAAAAAACTTTAG
- a CDS encoding BTAD domain-containing putative transcriptional regulator — MFKTVLKTKFELPLTRKIFWKNRKLYKEFSLLDKYPLTVIQAPLGYGKTKNLALYLKDNFPGNSLYWYRLHKEDNNIIDLWHGLVYLFYKYQGKTGELFYNNDKNKLELIINNLLNYLDDKLTADTFLVLDNYQLINKQEIISSLAYFIDLIPNRLHLVLISRNMISFPQISSWQINKEVFFLDKSNFLLDREQLEDFLLIQHHLQLSAKRLEQLLSCTEGWLVAVDYIADLIKTGNAPVDLAGLVNDDNNLMDSFYNYLDYEILNNSRILNNVLKKYLLESSILKELKLDICQEFMEVTDCEELIKYFLEIGLPFKKIGRGVYQYNSLFHDYLNNRAREKYNFETLHQKAFKIYKNKGIAEGEVYHLIELNAQEPLVNLIKIEAAEWLKNERFDLLESSLEHLPRNCYIQNPELYICQGDLFFWQNKLEQALKVYQQAEIISYQKGDSCVLIKALLKLMNLYFSVHSIQGLYYLDKLKGYKNDLSAEQYQDYISNKITAMFITGDVKGASSLLAGLSDMGGDIDRFKAMTSFIEGNLQEAVDFILSIDSSERDYFLESLHIVIHLFRGEKYHVRELLWKGMESTTGIISLIFERLELTLFEIMGSYKARNNRVKYRQLLKDTRGSILDTSWYNRETVMSLLNWEAYFGDPERGLKFAEERMARLKEEDYFYKIQLKHMMGINHFAQAEYTLARKCFNEAVEAVASLGNQLNTAVSLYWLVLTRYQEGLNFESDIKHLLELAKTNSYDFLFITTNILSSLDPNNFIPILLECRAKGIERDYINSLLARVDFLEIEQHPGYTLRFKTLGGFKLYRGNKVVKDEEWKRSKSQELLYLFLINYGESLPRERLYNYLWPDKIDKTAKQNFYVAFSSLNKILEPDRKTSQQACFIESNDSHYGLTRRFACSYDADQFEELISRGRKSDNEYIKIKYYQEAVDIYQGNFLPDVIGLPWVEEERERLKKNYLRAAVAIMEYYYYKNKYQVCIETADKIQTVDNCIDELYLYKMKSYHQLGKHGMVIKTYYECNEIFKDELGIAPDPAVEDFYKRISL; from the coding sequence ATGTTTAAAACAGTCTTAAAAACCAAATTTGAACTTCCTTTGACCAGGAAGATTTTCTGGAAGAACAGGAAACTTTATAAGGAGTTTTCTCTACTGGATAAATATCCACTTACAGTTATTCAGGCCCCATTAGGATATGGAAAGACTAAGAATCTAGCTCTTTATTTAAAGGATAATTTCCCGGGTAATAGTCTTTACTGGTATAGGTTGCATAAAGAAGACAATAATATAATTGACTTGTGGCACGGCCTGGTTTATTTGTTTTATAAATATCAGGGTAAAACAGGTGAGCTGTTTTACAATAACGATAAAAATAAATTAGAACTAATTATCAATAATCTGCTTAATTACCTTGATGATAAACTGACTGCAGATACCTTTCTTGTTCTGGATAATTATCAATTAATTAATAAGCAGGAAATAATTTCTTCGCTGGCATATTTTATTGACCTGATTCCTAACAGATTACACCTGGTTTTAATCAGTAGGAATATGATATCCTTTCCCCAGATAAGCAGCTGGCAGATAAATAAAGAGGTTTTCTTTTTAGATAAAAGCAATTTTCTTTTAGATAGAGAACAGCTTGAAGATTTTCTGCTGATACAACATCACCTGCAGCTATCTGCCAAAAGATTGGAGCAGCTGCTTTCCTGCACAGAGGGCTGGTTGGTTGCTGTTGATTATATTGCTGATTTGATTAAAACTGGGAATGCGCCAGTTGATTTAGCAGGTCTTGTTAATGATGATAATAATTTAATGGATTCTTTTTATAATTATCTGGATTACGAAATATTAAATAATTCCAGGATATTAAATAATGTATTGAAAAAATATTTATTAGAATCCTCTATACTTAAGGAATTAAAGCTGGATATTTGTCAGGAATTTATGGAAGTGACGGACTGTGAGGAGTTGATTAAGTATTTCCTGGAAATTGGTTTGCCCTTTAAAAAGATTGGCAGGGGAGTATATCAATATAATAGTTTGTTCCATGACTACTTAAATAATAGAGCTAGAGAAAAATACAACTTTGAAACCTTACATCAAAAGGCCTTTAAGATTTATAAAAATAAAGGGATAGCTGAAGGAGAGGTTTATCATTTAATAGAGTTAAATGCTCAGGAACCACTTGTTAATCTCATAAAAATAGAGGCTGCTGAGTGGTTGAAGAATGAACGTTTTGATTTACTGGAAAGCAGTCTTGAACATCTGCCCAGGAACTGTTATATTCAAAACCCAGAATTATATATCTGTCAGGGTGACCTCTTTTTTTGGCAGAACAAGCTTGAACAGGCCCTGAAGGTATACCAGCAGGCTGAAATTATATCTTATCAAAAAGGGGATAGTTGTGTCTTAATAAAGGCCTTATTGAAATTGATGAACTTATATTTTTCTGTTCATTCTATTCAGGGTCTGTATTATCTGGATAAGTTAAAGGGCTATAAGAACGATTTGTCAGCTGAGCAATATCAGGATTATATCTCTAATAAGATTACTGCCATGTTTATAACGGGTGATGTAAAGGGGGCTTCTTCCCTTTTAGCTGGTTTAAGTGATATGGGGGGGGATATAGATAGATTTAAGGCTATGACCTCTTTTATAGAAGGCAATTTGCAGGAAGCGGTTGATTTTATTCTTTCAATAGATAGTTCTGAAAGGGATTATTTTCTTGAATCATTACATATTGTAATCCACCTTTTCAGGGGAGAGAAATATCATGTCAGGGAGCTTTTGTGGAAAGGCATGGAATCTACGACAGGTATTATTAGTTTAATTTTTGAGAGATTAGAATTAACCCTTTTTGAAATTATGGGTAGCTATAAGGCCAGAAATAACAGGGTTAAATACAGACAACTGTTGAAAGATACCCGTGGTTCAATTTTAGATACCTCCTGGTATAACCGGGAGACTGTTATGTCATTACTTAACTGGGAGGCCTATTTTGGAGATCCGGAACGGGGTCTTAAGTTTGCAGAGGAAAGAATGGCTAGGCTGAAGGAAGAGGATTACTTTTATAAGATACAACTTAAGCATATGATGGGCATTAATCATTTTGCTCAAGCAGAATATACATTAGCTCGAAAATGTTTTAATGAGGCAGTAGAAGCGGTTGCTTCTCTTGGTAATCAATTAAATACAGCTGTATCCCTCTACTGGCTTGTTTTGACCAGATATCAAGAAGGATTAAATTTTGAGTCAGATATTAAACACTTACTGGAATTGGCTAAAACTAATTCCTATGACTTCTTATTTATTACTACTAATATATTATCCAGTCTTGACCCCAACAACTTCATCCCTATTTTACTGGAGTGCCGGGCTAAAGGTATTGAGAGGGATTATATCAATAGCCTGTTAGCCAGGGTAGATTTCCTAGAGATAGAGCAGCACCCAGGTTATACATTACGATTTAAAACACTGGGAGGATTTAAGTTGTACCGGGGGAATAAAGTGGTGAAAGATGAAGAATGGAAGAGGAGTAAGTCACAAGAACTTCTTTACCTTTTTTTAATAAATTATGGAGAGAGTTTACCCAGAGAAAGGCTGTATAATTACCTGTGGCCGGATAAGATTGATAAGACAGCCAAGCAAAATTTTTATGTTGCTTTTAGCAGTCTAAATAAAATTCTGGAACCAGATAGAAAAACCAGTCAGCAGGCTTGTTTTATTGAAAGTAATGATTCACATTATGGTTTAACAAGGAGATTTGCCTGTTCATATGATGCTGACCAATTTGAGGAATTGATTTCAAGAGGCAGGAAAAGTGATAATGAGTATATTAAAATTAAATATTACCAGGAGGCTGTTGATATATATCAGGGCAATTTTTTGCCAGATGTAATAGGGCTACCGTGGGTTGAGGAAGAACGGGAGCGGCTAAAAAAAAATTATCTCAGGGCTGCTGTAGCAATTATGGAATACTATTATTATAAAAATAAATATCAAGTCTGTATAGAGACGGCGGATAAGATACAGACTGTGGATAACTGTATTGATGAACTCTATCTCTATAAAATGAAAAGCTATCATCAACTGGGGAAACATGGTATGGTAATAAAGACATATTATGAATGTAATGAGATTTTTAAAGATGAGTTAGGGATTGCCCCGGATCCTGCTGTCGAGGATTTCTATAAACGAATATCTCTATAA
- a CDS encoding methyl-accepting chemotaxis protein produces the protein MKFTCRIFLSILMISILLSLVLGSYNIITLIRHNREELDKFEENLIIAYDQMVKNEVSTAISVLNYAYQEQETGNLSTAEAKGLAKKLVRELRYGDNGCFWIDNLNYELIVHPMIPENEGLNRLDLTDPAGAELVKEIIKGVKENNGTYTETMWEKPEDLGTGKLTRKRVYSQLFEPWGWIVSTANYMDQIEKRVEVRAEEARESLTKVIFRAVFLTLFILLLTTVLAFFFSQKISLPIKNLKNRLGKEAADILNAETEVVSSDEFNQLSKIINLVISTSRGLIKKFKLISSGLNQKNQELTTLIQESRQSSKQMVKTINGFTKIASAQANDTQVSVAAIKKLADSLDNIILQTNTVMDVVEKTGKLSNEGIQAVKAQKEKMQDNKEASDKVARAVGVLASQAEDIIKIVNTIKAISNQTNLLALNAAIEAARAGQHGKGFAVVAEEVRGLAVETEKATQEVTDIIERIRENINLVSHEMDLTGEAVNSQVQVVDRVSFIFEGIYDNICNLNDKARLIKQANEDSSQQIYVMVEMINNLSESAEETAAGAEKTSAISQGQNNITEQLSLSVDDFVSLTEDLNGILVNYQVED, from the coding sequence GTGAAGTTTACTTGTAGAATATTTCTCTCAATACTGATGATTTCAATTTTATTATCGTTAGTATTAGGATCTTATAATATAATTACTTTAATAAGACATAATAGAGAGGAACTGGATAAATTTGAAGAAAATTTGATAATTGCTTATGACCAAATGGTTAAAAATGAAGTGTCTACAGCTATTTCTGTACTTAATTATGCCTATCAAGAGCAGGAAACTGGTAATCTCTCAACTGCTGAAGCAAAAGGACTTGCTAAAAAATTAGTTAGAGAATTACGATATGGTGATAATGGGTGTTTTTGGATAGATAATCTAAATTATGAATTGATTGTTCATCCTATGATTCCTGAAAACGAAGGGTTAAACCGCCTGGATCTTACTGATCCAGCAGGTGCGGAATTAGTAAAAGAAATTATCAAAGGGGTTAAAGAAAATAATGGAACATATACAGAAACAATGTGGGAAAAACCCGAGGATTTAGGAACAGGAAAACTTACCCGCAAAAGGGTTTATTCCCAACTGTTTGAACCATGGGGTTGGATTGTTAGTACTGCTAATTATATGGATCAAATAGAAAAAAGGGTTGAGGTCAGAGCCGAGGAAGCCAGGGAAAGCCTGACCAAGGTTATTTTTAGGGCTGTTTTTCTTACATTATTTATCTTGTTACTAACAACAGTATTAGCTTTTTTCTTCAGCCAAAAGATTTCACTGCCTATTAAAAACCTGAAAAACCGGCTTGGAAAAGAAGCGGCTGATATTTTAAATGCTGAAACTGAAGTAGTATCAAGTGATGAATTTAATCAATTAAGCAAAATTATCAATTTAGTGATTTCCACTTCGCGAGGTTTAATAAAGAAATTCAAGTTGATATCTAGCGGTCTTAATCAAAAAAATCAAGAATTGACTACTTTGATTCAAGAAAGCAGACAATCTTCTAAACAGATGGTAAAAACAATTAATGGGTTTACCAAAATTGCCTCTGCACAGGCTAATGATACCCAGGTAAGTGTAGCTGCCATAAAAAAATTGGCAGATTCCCTGGATAATATAATATTACAGACTAATACGGTTATGGATGTTGTCGAAAAAACTGGAAAATTAAGCAATGAAGGGATACAGGCTGTTAAGGCACAGAAGGAAAAAATGCAGGATAACAAAGAGGCAAGTGATAAAGTTGCCAGGGCAGTTGGTGTTTTAGCCAGTCAGGCAGAGGATATTATTAAAATTGTGAATACGATTAAGGCAATCTCCAACCAGACAAATTTACTGGCCTTAAATGCCGCTATTGAAGCCGCCCGCGCAGGACAGCATGGCAAAGGATTTGCAGTAGTTGCAGAGGAGGTCAGGGGATTGGCTGTTGAGACAGAAAAAGCTACCCAGGAGGTAACAGATATAATTGAACGGATTAGAGAGAATATAAACCTGGTTTCACATGAAATGGATTTGACAGGAGAAGCGGTTAACTCACAGGTCCAGGTAGTTGATAGGGTCAGTTTTATATTTGAAGGAATTTATGATAATATCTGTAATCTTAATGATAAAGCCCGGTTGATTAAACAGGCTAATGAAGATAGTTCACAACAGATTTATGTAATGGTAGAGATGATCAATAATCTTAGTGAAAGTGCTGAAGAAACTGCTGCCGGTGCTGAAAAAACCTCAGCGATATCACAAGGACAGAATAATATCACAGAACAGCTTTCCTTATCAGTAGATGATTTTGTAAGTCTTACAGAAGATTTAAATGGAATCTTGGTTAATTATCAAGTAGAGGATTAA
- a CDS encoding nicotinamidase, with the protein MKALLIVDLQNDFCPGGKLAVPDGGKVVPVINQLLDKFPLVLASQDWHPVKTVHFDKWPVHCVRESEGAKLHPDLKRKKITKVFLKGTDNKDDGYSVFEATNDDLEGFLRGNNVEELYLTGLATEYCVKATAIDAVEKGFKVFVIREGVAGIKEEDVEKAVKEMESKGINYINYSSI; encoded by the coding sequence ATGAAGGCTTTATTAATTGTTGATCTCCAAAATGATTTTTGCCCGGGGGGAAAACTGGCAGTACCAGACGGGGGTAAAGTTGTTCCGGTAATTAATCAGTTACTAGATAAATTTCCCCTGGTACTGGCCTCTCAGGACTGGCATCCGGTGAAAACTGTCCACTTTGATAAGTGGCCGGTTCATTGTGTAAGAGAGTCTGAAGGAGCTAAATTACATCCTGACTTAAAAAGAAAGAAAATAACTAAGGTTTTTTTAAAAGGGACAGATAACAAAGATGATGGTTATTCAGTTTTTGAGGCTACTAATGATGATTTAGAAGGTTTTCTGCGGGGGAATAATGTAGAGGAGCTCTATCTTACTGGTCTGGCTACTGAGTATTGTGTAAAAGCTACAGCTATAGATGCTGTGGAAAAGGGTTTTAAGGTATTTGTAATTAGAGAAGGTGTGGCAGGTATTAAGGAAGAGGATGTAGAAAAGGCAGTAAAAGAGATGGAAAGTAAGGGGATTAACTATATTAATTATTCCAGCATTTAA
- a CDS encoding methyl-accepting chemotaxis protein translates to MHFKDWSIRIKFIVTFVLGISLLVVPSIVVLRIIISNEAKEAAVEKARSDLATGLAIINEKYSGDWKLEGNKLYKGNTLISGNNEVVDYIGELTDDIVTIFANNIRTTTNVKENGQRAVGTPVSDVVVETVLRNGQTYYGEADVIGTLYQTAYTPIKNSQGKIIGIWSLGTSKEFVNGMINSAFKGLAYILLIVLVITLPLIFFISKLIADPLIDLTQIINKLANYDLTYDENSKAVNYLERKDEIGQITNSLVTMQENFSNLINDVKDVANQVAASSEELSASGEQVGETAEQVGSAIENVASGAEEQSAQIEETSKNVEHMISQVKEVNSSSVNMSSSAKTVMGKIKEGKQSVDKSINEIDNVKGDVQGVAGIIESLGKASGEIGGIIEIINSIANQTNLLALNAAIEAARAGEAGKGFSVVAEEIRGLAEDSTKSTEKIANLIKQIQHDVSEAVKKMDKSMSTVNSSVVSIEENGQIFNDINQVSNELMELITGVNEKSKELAENSDKISQAINNVAAVSQEAAGNAEEVAASSEEQIASTEEIVSGARELADVADKLANEVDKFKL, encoded by the coding sequence ATGCATTTTAAAGATTGGTCGATAAGAATAAAATTTATTGTAACGTTTGTTTTAGGTATATCATTATTAGTGGTCCCTTCTATTGTAGTTCTAAGAATAATAATTAGTAATGAAGCAAAAGAAGCGGCTGTGGAAAAAGCAAGATCGGATTTAGCTACTGGGTTGGCTATTATAAATGAAAAGTATTCAGGAGATTGGAAATTGGAAGGCAATAAATTATATAAAGGGAATACCTTAATAAGTGGTAATAATGAGGTGGTTGATTATATAGGGGAATTAACCGATGATATTGTAACAATCTTTGCTAATAACATCAGAACAACAACTAATGTTAAGGAAAATGGCCAAAGGGCTGTGGGAACTCCGGTATCTGATGTAGTAGTGGAAACGGTCTTAAGGAATGGACAAACCTATTACGGGGAGGCTGATGTGATAGGTACTCTTTATCAAACTGCCTATACACCAATAAAAAACAGTCAGGGCAAAATTATTGGGATATGGTCTTTAGGTACTTCCAAAGAATTTGTTAATGGTATGATTAATAGTGCTTTTAAGGGGTTAGCTTATATTTTATTAATTGTATTGGTAATAACACTGCCCCTAATCTTTTTTATTTCTAAATTAATTGCTGATCCTCTTATTGACTTAACACAAATTATTAATAAACTGGCAAATTATGATTTGACATATGATGAAAATAGTAAAGCAGTCAATTATCTAGAAAGAAAAGATGAGATAGGTCAGATTACTAATTCCCTGGTAACAATGCAAGAGAATTTCAGTAATCTAATAAATGATGTCAAAGATGTAGCTAACCAGGTAGCTGCCTCAAGTGAAGAACTCTCTGCTTCAGGTGAACAGGTAGGAGAAACAGCTGAACAGGTAGGTAGTGCAATTGAGAATGTAGCCTCAGGTGCAGAGGAACAGTCGGCTCAGATAGAGGAAACCAGTAAAAATGTTGAGCATATGATTAGTCAGGTTAAAGAGGTTAATTCAAGTTCTGTTAACATGAGTAGTTCTGCCAAAACTGTGATGGGTAAAATAAAAGAGGGGAAACAGTCAGTAGATAAATCAATTAATGAAATAGATAATGTAAAAGGAGATGTCCAGGGGGTTGCTGGTATTATAGAGTCTCTGGGTAAGGCTTCAGGAGAGATTGGAGGTATTATTGAGATTATTAATAGTATAGCCAATCAGACCAATCTCTTGGCTTTAAATGCAGCAATTGAAGCCGCCCGAGCAGGGGAAGCAGGTAAGGGTTTTAGTGTAGTGGCTGAGGAGATCAGGGGACTGGCTGAAGACTCAACTAAGTCAACCGAAAAAATAGCAAATTTGATAAAACAAATCCAACATGATGTAAGTGAAGCAGTTAAAAAGATGGATAAAAGTATGTCTACAGTTAATAGTAGTGTAGTATCTATTGAAGAAAATGGGCAGATTTTTAATGATATAAATCAGGTCTCTAATGAATTGATGGAACTTATTACTGGTGTTAATGAAAAAAGTAAGGAACTAGCTGAAAATAGTGATAAAATATCACAGGCTATAAATAATGTTGCGGCAGTAAGCCAGGAAGCAGCAGGTAATGCAGAAGAGGTAGCAGCCTCCAGTGAAGAACAGATTGCCTCAACTGAAGAGATAGTCTCAGGTGCCAGAGAACTGGCCGATGTGGCTGATAAGCTGGCTAATGAGGTTGATAAGTTTAAATTATAG